Proteins from a genomic interval of Thermococcus sp.:
- the thsB gene encoding thermosome subunit beta: MSMSGQPVIILPEGTQRYVGKDAQRLNILAARIVAETIRTTLGPKGMDKMLVDSLGDIVVTNDGATILDKIDLQHPAAKMMVEVAKTQDKEAGDGTTTAVVIAGELLKKAEELLDQNIHPSIIVKGYTMAAEKAQEILDEIAIKVNPDDEETLLKIASTSITGKSAEAHRDLLAKLAVEAVKQVAEKEDGKYRVDIDNIKIEKKPGESVDESELIRGVVIDKEVVHPRMPKRVENAKIALIGDALEVKKTETDAKINITSPDQLFDFIEQEEKMLKELVEAIAKTGANVVFVQKGIDDLAQHYLAKHGIMAVRRVKKSDMEKLAKATGAKIVTNVKDLTSEDLGEAELVEQRKVAGENMIFVEGCKNPKAVTILIRGGTEHVVDEVERALEDAIKVVKDVMEDGAILPAGGAPEIELSIRLDEYAKEVGGKEALAIEAFAEALKVIPRTLAENAGLDPVDIMVKVISEHKNKGLGIGIDVFEGKPADMLEKGIIAPLRVPKQAIKSASEAAIMILRIDDVIAAKPSKPEKGEGGMPGGMGGMDMGMGM, encoded by the coding sequence ATGAGCATGAGTGGACAGCCCGTTATAATACTCCCGGAGGGAACCCAGAGGTATGTTGGAAAGGACGCCCAGAGGCTCAACATCCTCGCGGCTAGAATCGTTGCTGAAACCATAAGGACTACCCTTGGACCGAAGGGTATGGACAAGATGCTCGTCGACAGCCTTGGAGACATAGTCGTTACAAACGATGGAGCCACAATCCTTGACAAGATAGACCTTCAGCACCCTGCCGCTAAGATGATGGTTGAGGTTGCCAAGACTCAGGACAAGGAGGCCGGTGACGGAACCACTACCGCCGTTGTTATCGCTGGCGAGCTTCTCAAGAAGGCTGAGGAGCTTCTCGACCAGAACATCCACCCGAGTATAATAGTCAAGGGCTACACGATGGCCGCTGAAAAGGCCCAGGAAATACTCGACGAGATAGCCATCAAGGTAAACCCGGACGACGAGGAGACGCTCCTCAAGATAGCGAGCACCTCAATCACCGGAAAGAGCGCCGAGGCCCACCGCGACCTTCTGGCCAAGCTGGCGGTGGAGGCTGTAAAACAGGTCGCCGAGAAGGAGGACGGCAAGTACAGGGTCGACATAGACAACATCAAGATTGAAAAGAAGCCCGGCGAGAGCGTTGACGAGAGCGAGCTCATAAGGGGCGTCGTCATCGACAAGGAAGTCGTTCACCCGAGGATGCCTAAGAGGGTCGAGAACGCGAAGATAGCACTCATTGGAGATGCCCTTGAGGTCAAGAAGACCGAGACCGATGCAAAGATTAACATAACAAGCCCGGACCAGCTCTTCGACTTCATAGAGCAGGAGGAGAAGATGCTAAAAGAGCTCGTTGAGGCCATAGCCAAGACCGGGGCCAACGTTGTCTTTGTCCAGAAGGGCATTGATGACCTCGCCCAGCACTACCTTGCGAAGCACGGCATAATGGCCGTGAGAAGGGTCAAGAAGAGCGACATGGAGAAGCTCGCCAAAGCAACGGGAGCCAAGATAGTAACCAACGTCAAGGACTTAACCAGCGAAGACCTCGGTGAGGCTGAGCTCGTCGAGCAGAGGAAGGTTGCTGGAGAGAACATGATATTCGTCGAGGGTTGCAAGAACCCGAAGGCCGTAACGATACTCATCCGCGGTGGAACCGAGCACGTCGTCGACGAAGTCGAGAGGGCCCTCGAAGACGCTATCAAGGTAGTCAAGGATGTTATGGAGGACGGTGCAATCCTCCCGGCTGGCGGTGCTCCTGAGATTGAGCTCAGCATAAGGCTCGACGAGTACGCCAAGGAGGTCGGTGGCAAGGAGGCCCTGGCAATAGAGGCCTTCGCCGAGGCCCTGAAGGTCATCCCGAGGACCCTCGCTGAGAACGCCGGACTCGACCCAGTCGACATAATGGTTAAGGTCATCAGCGAGCACAAGAACAAGGGTCTTGGAATAGGCATTGACGTCTTCGAGGGCAAGCCCGCCGACATGCTCGAAAAGGGCATTATTGCCCCGCTCCGCGTTCCGAAGCAGGCCATCAAGAGCGCCAGTGAAGCGGCCATAATGATACTCCGCATTGACGACGTCATCGCGGCGAAGCCCAGCAAGCCAGAGAAGGGTGAAGGAGGAATGCCCGGCGGAATGGGTGGAATGGACATGGGAATGGGCATGTGA
- a CDS encoding SDR family oxidoreductase gives MMKVDLGGIGVLVTASSRGIGFNVARELLKRNARVVISSRNGDNLRKALDELSSYGEVYGVRANLFSQKDIENLVKESWELLGGVDALVWNAGNVRCEPCLLHEADYIDWIEASALHTVAPGYLTTLLVQAWLEKKRKGVLIYLNSVSIKEPMPPLVLADVTRAGLVQLAKSVSRTYGKHGIRAHSVLLGSFDTPGARENLRKLAEERGESFERVWEREVLSRTPLHRTGKWSELGSLIAFLLSDEAEYMLGSTVVIDGAMTKGVFL, from the coding sequence ATGATGAAGGTAGACCTTGGAGGAATTGGAGTTCTTGTAACTGCATCGTCGAGGGGCATAGGCTTTAACGTTGCTAGGGAGCTCTTGAAAAGGAATGCAAGGGTCGTTATAAGCTCAAGAAACGGGGATAACCTCCGGAAGGCACTAGACGAGCTTTCGAGCTACGGGGAAGTCTATGGGGTCAGGGCGAACCTCTTCAGCCAGAAAGACATCGAGAACCTCGTAAAGGAGAGCTGGGAACTGCTCGGAGGCGTTGATGCACTCGTCTGGAACGCCGGAAACGTGAGGTGCGAGCCCTGTCTCCTCCACGAGGCGGATTACATCGACTGGATTGAGGCGTCCGCCCTCCACACAGTTGCCCCGGGTTATCTCACGACCCTCCTCGTTCAGGCATGGCTGGAAAAGAAGAGGAAAGGCGTTCTTATCTACCTCAATTCAGTCTCAATCAAGGAACCGATGCCACCGCTGGTTCTGGCGGACGTTACGAGGGCCGGCCTGGTTCAGCTGGCAAAGAGCGTCTCAAGGACCTACGGAAAGCACGGGATAAGGGCCCACAGCGTTCTGCTCGGGAGCTTCGACACTCCCGGCGCGAGAGAAAACCTGAGGAAACTCGCCGAGGAGCGGGGAGAAAGTTTTGAACGGGTCTGGGAAAGGGAAGTACTATCGAGAACGCCACTCCACAGGACTGGAAAATGGAGCGAACTCGGCTCGCTGATAGCGTTTCTTCTCAGCGATGAAGCGGAATACATGCTCGGCTCGACGGTGGTCATTGATGGAGCCATGACAAAGGGGGTGTTTCTTTAA
- a CDS encoding zinc metalloprotease HtpX gives MGLEMWLRTGLLMGILTGLLMGIGYLFGGPNVAFAMFLFAMLFNFITYWYSDKIVLSWYNARIVDEMEAPELYAIVRGLAERAGLPTPRIAIIPSETPNAFATGRNPKHAVVAVTQGLLRILNRDELEGVLGHELTHIKNRDILISTIAAAMAGAIIQLAYWARWIAIFGSYDDRDGDNILAAILVAILAPIAAMLIQAAISRSREFLADEGGAKLSGKPWALASALLKIEQAVRYRPMREGNPATAHMFIVNPFRGMSIANLFSTHPPTEKRIERLRKIAEEMGYVPNF, from the coding sequence ATGGGGCTTGAAATGTGGCTCCGAACCGGGCTCCTAATGGGAATTCTAACGGGACTGCTCATGGGCATAGGCTATCTCTTCGGCGGGCCCAACGTGGCCTTTGCCATGTTCCTCTTCGCGATGCTCTTCAACTTCATAACCTACTGGTACAGCGACAAAATCGTGCTGAGCTGGTACAACGCAAGGATAGTTGACGAGATGGAAGCGCCAGAGCTCTACGCAATAGTTAGGGGACTGGCTGAGCGGGCGGGACTACCGACCCCGAGGATAGCCATAATACCCAGCGAAACGCCGAATGCCTTTGCCACGGGAAGGAATCCAAAGCACGCAGTCGTTGCCGTAACCCAGGGACTCCTCAGGATACTAAACAGGGACGAGCTCGAGGGGGTTCTCGGCCACGAGCTGACCCACATAAAGAACAGGGACATCCTGATAAGCACCATAGCGGCGGCGATGGCCGGTGCTATAATTCAGCTCGCCTACTGGGCGCGCTGGATAGCGATTTTTGGCTCTTACGACGACAGGGACGGCGACAACATACTCGCGGCGATACTCGTTGCGATACTTGCTCCAATCGCGGCGATGCTGATTCAGGCGGCAATAAGCCGTTCAAGGGAGTTCTTGGCTGACGAGGGTGGTGCAAAGCTCAGCGGTAAGCCCTGGGCGCTCGCGAGTGCTCTCCTTAAGATAGAGCAGGCCGTCCGCTACAGGCCGATGCGCGAAGGAAATCCGGCGACGGCCCACATGTTCATAGTCAACCCCTTCAGGGGGATGAGCATAGCCAACCTCTTCTCGACGCACCCGCCGACGGAGAAGAGAATTGAGAGGCTCAGGAAGATAGCTGAGGAGATGGGCTACGTGCCCAACTTCTGA